A stretch of DNA from Acidobacteriota bacterium:
TAATGGTGGTGATCGCGGCGTTGATTTCGATGCTGATCCCTGCTGGCACCGCCCACGACTTAGTGCACGAAGACCACCAGGCCGACGATGCTGCCACCATCGTGCCAGAGCTTTGATTGCCTCTGGTCAACTCCAAAGATTGCGCCATCACACCAAAGATGCACTGACCGCCAAGCGTAGCTTCCTGCCATAATCCAGCCGATTTGATCCTTTCCAAACCAGCAGCCGCGCCACGTCCAAACGCCAACAAGCTTTACTACATTTCGCCACAAAGTGTCCGTGCACGATTGACAATTATCTATGTAGAACACTATACAAGCAGAACACTAGCTAGCTAGCTTCAGGAGTTACTCATGGGCAAGAGTTACCTTTCGTATTCGGTCGCGGTCATTTTGCAGGCCTTGGACAATGGCTACATCTATGGCTTCGACATTATGGACATCACGGGTTTGCCGAGCGGCACGGTCTATCCGGCCTTGCGGCGCCTGGAAGAGAACGGCTTCGTGCGGTCGAAATGGGAAAAGCACGCCGTCGCGCAAGCCGAACTGCGTCCCCCGCGCAAATACTACGAACTGACCAAGGCCGGGAAAACGATGTTGACCGAAGCGGTCAGTCGTTACCGGTTACTGGACCAATCACCGCTCGCTACGCGCGAGCCGAAAGAAGCTGACTGAGCCACTGCGATGCCAAAACAGGGGCCTGCAAAAAATTGGGTTACACGACTGTCTTTGCGCTTGGTGCAAGTGTTCGGTGTGATTGTGCCGCAACGGCTGCGCGCCGATTGGCGGCAGGAATGGGAAGCCGAGTTGCAGTACCGCGAACAATTGCTGGCCGAGTGGGCGCGGCTCGACTGGCGTAACAGACTGGATCTGTTGCGGCGCAGTCTGGGCGCGTTTTGGGATGCGCTGCTCTTACAACCACAACGATTGGAGGACGAGATGTTTCAAGATTTGCGTTATGGCTTGCGCATGCTGCTTAAGCACAAAGGGTTCACGCTGGTGGCGGTGCTCTCGCTGGCGCTGGGCATTGGGGCGAATACGGCGCTCTTTAGTTTGGTGGATGCCGTGTTGCTGAAAACCTTGCCGGTGGGCGAGCCTGAGCGGTTGGTGTTGTTTGAATGGCTCGCCGGAAAACCCTTCCGCACGAATGGCATGCGCGGCACCTTTGACGGCAACCAACTGCCCGGCATGCGCGACGCGTCAGTCTTCCGCTTCGACACCTTCGAGAAATTGCGGCAGGCGCAGGCGGCAGGAAATAGCCCGTTGGAGTCGCTGTTTGCCTTCGCGCCGATTTACGAACTCACGGCGGTGGTGGATAACCAGGCCGAGGTCGTGTTTGGGCAAGCGGTGACGGGCGGCTATTACGCTGGGCTGAAAGTACCGGCGCTTTATGGGCGCACGCTTGTCGAGTCGGATGACAAGGTCGCCGCCGCGCCGGTCGTCGTGCTCAGCCATCAATACTGGCAGGAACGATTCACCGCCAATCCGGCGGTCATCGGCCAGCAGCTCAAACTCAACAATCACTCGTTCACGATCATCGGCGTGACGCCGCCGGGC
This window harbors:
- a CDS encoding helix-turn-helix transcriptional regulator — its product is MGKSYLSYSVAVILQALDNGYIYGFDIMDITGLPSGTVYPALRRLEENGFVRSKWEKHAVAQAELRPPRKYYELTKAGKTMLTEAVSRYRLLDQSPLATREPKEAD